The segment CTCCAGCTCCCGCCATCGGCTTCGATGTTGTCGCGTTTGACGGTCGCGAGCACGCTCGCGGCCTGTTCGCCGCCCATCACCGAGATGCGCGCGTTCGGCCACATGAACATGAAGCGCGGGCTGTAGGCACGGCCGCACATGCCGTAATTGCCGGCGCCATAGGAGCCGCCGACAATGACGGTGATTTTCGGCACGTTGGCGCAGGCGACCGCCATCACCATCTTGGCGCCGTCCTTGGCGATACCGCCCGCCTCATGCTCGCGCCCGACCATGAAGCCGGTGATGTTCTGCAGGAACAGGAGCGGGATCTTGCGCTGGCTGCACAGCTCGACGAAATGCGCGCCCTTCTGGGCGGATTCTGAAAACAGGATGCCGTTGTTGGCCAGAATGCCGACCGGAATACCCTCGATATGGGCGAAGCCGGTAACCAGCGTCGTGCCGTAGAGCGCCTTGAACTCGTCGAACTCGCTGTCGTCGACGAGGCGGGCGATGACCTCGCGCGCGTCGTACTGCTTTTTAAGATCGACCGGCACGACGGCTTCGAGTTCGGCCGGATCGAAGCGCGGCGGACGCGGCGCGACGAGCGGGATCTGGCTCTGCTTCTGCGTGTTGAGATTGGCAACGACCCGGCGCGCCATCGCGAGCGCTTGCGTGTCGTCGGCCGCATAATGGTCGGCAACGCCGGAGATGCGTGCATGCACGTCGGCACCGCCGAGGTCTTCCGCCGACACTTCTTCGCCCGTCGCCGCCTTCACCAGCGGCGGGCCGGCGAGGAAGATCGTCCCCTGCCGGCGCACGATGATGGTCTCGTCCGACATCGCCGGCACGTAGGCGCCGCCCGCCGTGCACGAGCCCATGACGACGGCGATCTGCGGGATACCCGCCGACGACATCCGCGCCTGGTTGTAGAAGATGCGGCCGAAATGCTCCCGGTCCGGAAACACATCGGTCTGGTTCGGCAGGTTCGCACCGCCCGAATCGACCAGATAGATGCACGGCAGCCGGTTCTCGGTCGCGATCTCCTGCGCCCGCAGATGCTTCTTCACCGTCATCGGATAGTAGGTGCCGCCCTTGATGGTGGCGTCGTTGCAGACGATGACGCAATCGCGGCCCGACACGCGCCCGACACCGGTGATGAGGCCCGCGCCGTGGATCGCGTCGCCATACATGCCGTGCGCTGCAAGCGGCGAGAGCTCAAGGAAAGGCGTGCCCG is part of the Hyphomicrobiales bacterium genome and harbors:
- a CDS encoding methylcrotonoyl-CoA carboxylase, with the translated sequence MAILSTSINLQAPETRENAEAWQTIIADLSEKRAQAALGGPERARKRHLDRGKLLPRERVMALIDPGTPFLELSPLAAHGMYGDAIHGAGLITGVGRVSGRDCVIVCNDATIKGGTYYPMTVKKHLRAQEIATENRLPCIYLVDSGGANLPNQTDVFPDREHFGRIFYNQARMSSAGIPQIAVVMGSCTAGGAYVPAMSDETIIVRRQGTIFLAGPPLVKAATGEEVSAEDLGGADVHARISGVADHYAADDTQALAMARRVVANLNTQKQSQIPLVAPRPPRFDPAELEAVVPVDLKKQYDAREVIARLVDDSEFDEFKALYGTTLVTGFAHIEGIPVGILANNGILFSESAQKGAHFVELCSQRKIPLLFLQNITGFMVGREHEAGGIAKDGAKMVMAVACANVPKITVIVGGSYGAGNYGMCGRAYSPRFMFMWPNARISVMGGEQAASVLATVKRDNIEADGGSWSVEEEATFKAPIREKYEEEGHPYHATARLWDDGIITPSETRRVLGLAFSAALNAPIQNTNFGVFRM